A window of the Hordeum vulgare subsp. vulgare chromosome 5H, MorexV3_pseudomolecules_assembly, whole genome shotgun sequence genome harbors these coding sequences:
- the LOC123451752 gene encoding titin-like isoform X7, whose product MAGLGTGAPIVKVYHEKSMILPDVSRVLACLYEKDIAFERETFSSYKSLLRLQASSHVPVPFYDGPNKFLEESREICHHIAETYEDHGYPFLLGKDSLERASIEEWLHHEEHNFNPPSRSLFCHLAFPVDEEDDDIDLQTRKLEDVLEVYEQRLGDSEFLAGNKFTLADLVHLPNSYHITNSEKFLYLYDSRKNVQRWWHEISSRGSWQKVLKVMHEVEQQNKQEELDKQQQHKQEELEKQQRRQWRRQHPPTSRPQFRLDSWEQPSTKPHTIFVRPPANIIATSPTAPQAEEPHPTETSPDETPVSSSLSIPTTHKPSDVRSKHTTISTTHEETPPASVQSTPRIPEKSATPRIPEKSAIPVERRINFFTPATSPTKPSRTGGDKPRIGDASLTSEATEVDLPTKSKPSSSRKAPNNLHVFDYYEASRHTDEAEPYTGSTSPKPSEMLDEISETDRPSNAIDHAETSPRSAKEDPDLLSASGLWTDNTAPNADTQDKKSVRYTELTPQRPVGSISSRATDQRVTYTSPGKPRPSEAHQKLQSEQWHAATAGFSNRKGEADDLMPPTQQAKASKDVSSQDSEQASTRPLAQEPASMDGQLAQGPERPPYARKQAEEARRFPADRTEDASLPKRARDDTQAIPLYDDDTNQEAKETASAPRRTRAQDPYDTSEGTSSRSQHVNAPHDAVPPPKRATSEGPYGRKDVVEARRFPADRRKDDPPPKRVQDDTKAIPLYDDDDTNQEARETASAPRRTRAQDPYDTSEGTSSRSQHVNAPHDAVPPSKRATSEGPYARKDVVEARRFPADRRKDDPPPKRVRDDTKAIPLHDDDDTNQEARETASAPRRTRAQDPYDTFEGTSSRSQPVNAPHDAVPPPKRATSEDLYAQKDVMEARKFPADRRKDAPVPKRVRDDTQAIPLYDDDDGTKQEARETASAPRRTRAQDSYDTSEGKSSRWQSVNAPHDAVSPPKQATSEGPYAQKDVVEARKFPADRRKDAPLPKHVQDETEAIPLYDDDDDGSNQEARETAFAPRQTRAQDPYDTPEGTSSRSQPVNAPHDAVPPPKRATSEGPYAQKDVVEARKFPADRRKDAPLPRRVRDDIQAIPLYDDDDTNQEAKQAKHAHQKLQSEQWHAATTGLSNLKGETDDLMPPTQQANPSKDVQHISSQDAEQANPRPLAQEPVGMDGQLVQGPERTAQTPHTDQRTDVSSRLWQQVVDVQGIAEDRTSSDHEGAVSPPYARKDAVEARIVPADRRKDASFPKHAPDARDVFRESKVADSTPLQKRYPDAKDAAKKSKVTFEETKNYDSPSSQGQPLDSQRADAPSWKKEATEDPRAASLVKKRHSNVEDTPKQSRDNDFKPRQIVGQDVQGTYKETRTWQAATTPTEGGPSVTPPSKRRSPSDEDTIKQPGGTAPAPRRTTSHDANVTFQDSKPADSMSSREQPLRSRQEVEDSLKGDIVDDRKGAPPLLGQEPSSQVQRATELSQEAGPDGELSTIDQWRRTSVPLQGGDVLGGSIIDQKPTPMSEQSIPSARGANEMVKKEQRMVPPARTGAQTPDVQRAPSSFSGADMAERDGEPVQMQAPTQHTRPTSVPARREIPDARDTSDQEFTNKSDAQRWNALKAKHDLAMTSEDVRDDSPSPHDATVDNKTALPASEAQGSDTWPGSTATPVNAQPTSDDARVGRFLRDQGAQPPESTQAQTHFDAPHDSVSTPDVPRDTLDKTKSAKPTSTEGMTPTAAAPTSKAQLAKQKLAPSDKKLARAAPESSEEDTSFSAPEKPQTIFRQEARPSAAITKQVPSSDAHHDTRKIQHVTLANSPPDDSPIPDQDSILSAQQSSSSETSKEETIVAAAGPTLPTTVGKDTQGSRHPIKAERTPSVYQEDRLVAQDSHEQPQTLPTVGKADGSTPPAPSRARVLDGHPTEEPFKGDFVDDRKGALPLLGQEPTSQVQRATELSREAAPDGELSTIDQWQRTSVPLQGDDVLGGSTIDQKPAPMNQRPIPGARGASEAVEKEQRMAPPARTPNVLSAPSSFSAADTAERDGELVQMQAPTLHAQEAQPPESTQAQSPFDAPHDSVSTRDVPTDTLDKTNVSKPISTEGKVPAPTSKAQLAEEKFAPSDKKLAHAARPTSTEGMAPTAGPAPTSRAQLSEQKFTPSDKKPEKPQTIFRQEVRPSTPITKQVPSPDAHHDTRKIQQVTLDNFPTDDSSMPQSPEPGTKDSPASNTQIAKADGYVRPTRDSEVFPAIKKSAPPDQDSIQSAKQPSPAETNKEETIVAAAEPTLPIIVGKETQGMRGAPTLDYEPSEEKRADIPEQKFSHSDQDSVRPTQSRSSAEPMDRELSYPSSVKPLSSATPDQTKDSQPTIGQQAPASEYPSSGTHHTSGKFQEVAPVDHHIVESIPGEGQVYRTGPDFELSEGPVPDPRSAIGEKATRPPSSQAQSSDSKPDPTQNSADEPSTRSLPNQVAKEHAETQATLPLVRPHDTESTQDVTSDTLGKAKSLKPSSIGQEATGSALTPDTHLGSAPGEVARPDEDSANPGQKSSSSERQKEQSTVAAPNQAKASQATSEVVTSVDQSMAPSELLPLESTVAEAEESKVSRPVIAQQDIRHEPDISETVLDEDHNKEAVSREEQDQHASEPREGPPPDVRGAFVDKKTAPSSSQAQHPDAKRGLLPSSVDLENKTTPPSSQAQSSDVKDQDSARSTQSSSSAEAMDKELNSPLSAQDIARSAQRPFFVQPTKENGIVAASDQTNEARPISDQRGITPTPDKQRIPDLGGGVDKKMSPQSSQAQNSDIRPDSAPIGGDVHRTSGDEPATRDSQAQPPAGTQNVPANFMEKTKSSRPPSTDQEPMVSPAPAPDAPQDQDSNRSSLFSPSVVSRKDVANADQTNVSQAGLREPPSSNAKLPSEEIQESSPDAYLTKSEKPLPMKDPVWPPREASFDLSRGGKPTMINGDQASTISDVSPSASEEVGQSENSAVKGPLPAELVPSFPQENLEKPSPEEKWNQQQQTDQSSSRSSKDNNIEASGTRNPSTSIIPRDIEPSPLKERMQAVEGSRNQQQSDQAVFQSTQDNKTQTKETEARDTASDQPEVIRPDSAPTSGDAPRTSGDGPATSSLPRPPFTDQELVTPLISPTPAPDAPQDEDSTQSPKLPPVVSKRVIANTDQTDVSPTGLRETASSVATPPSAKIQEFSPDASLTKSAKPLLPMTGTYPVQPPHEASVDLSSDGKPTMIKGDQANTISNVNLSASQAVGQSENSAVKGPPSDGSVSSSPQKSLERTSPEEKPKQQRQSSTRPSKDDSIEASETTSPNILTTSGDIQPSPLNQPSPMKENIQAAEGFRNQQQADQDVLQPRQDNRKRIEETEAQDTSTDYPEDTNGASQRAALEQEKGENVGRVQRQSNDTNNSYEPTKDAPSIIQADNESESSSRTPEEPKQQLQREGKTQGGETKAPASETGQPEESPSKKGITSQSQSETSDKLEDQTSSATRNRGTNPGKLDGASDDTKSADTDDNNPSS is encoded by the exons AATCAAGAGAAATCTGCCACCATATAGCAGAGACTTATGAAGATCACGGATATCCATTTCTCCTTGGGAAGGATTCCCTTGAGAGGGCTTCCATCGAGGAATGGCTCCACCACGAAGAGCATAATTTCAACCCTCCGAGCAGATCCTTGTTCTGCCACTTGGCCTTTCCCgttgatgaagaagatgatgatataGACTTGCAGACGAGAAAGCTGGAAGATGTTCTGGAAGTTTATGAGCAAAGGCTTGGTGACAGTGAATTCCTTGCTGGCAACAAGTTCACTCTTGCCGACCTTGTACACCTGCCAAACTCCTACCacatcacaaattctgaaaagttTCTGTACCTATATGATTCAAGGAAGAATGTGCAGAGGTGGTGGCATGAAATTTCTAGCCGGGGTTCTTGGCAGAAGGTGCTGAAGGTTATGCATGAGGTGGAGCAGCAGAACAAACAGGAGGAACTTGACAAGCAGCAGCAGCACAAACAGGAGGAACTTGAGAAGCAGCAACGCCGTCAGTGGCGGAGACAGCATCCTCCAACCAGCAGACCCCAGTTCCGTCTAGACTCCTGGGAGCAACCCAGCACAAAACCTCACACGATATTTGTTCGCCCCCCTGCTAATATCATCGCAACATCTCCCACAGCTCCTCAAGCAGAGGAGCCTCATCCTACAGAAACTTCCCCTGATGAAACACCAGTCTCCTCAAGCCTAAGTATCCCTACTACTCATAAACCTTCAGATGTCCGAAGCAAACACACTACCATTTCTactacacatgaagaaactccaccaGCCTCCGTCCAAAGTACTCCTAGAATTCCTGAAAAATCTGCTACTCCTAGAATTCCTGAAAAATCTGCTATTCCTGTCGAAAGAAGAATCAACTTTTTTACCCCAGCTACCTCTCCTACCAAGCCCTCAAGAACTGGCGGTGATAAGCCCAGAATTGGAGATGCCTCACTAACTTCTGAAGCCACTGAAGTAGACCTCCCTACTAAATCCAAGCCAAGTTCGTCCAGAAAAGCACCTAATAATCTTCATGTGTTTGATTACTATGAGGCAAGCAGACATACTGATGAAGCAGAACCTTATACTGGATCCACCTCACCTAAACCTTCAGAAATGCTGGACGAGATATCTGAAACTGATAGACCCAGCAATGCCATTGATCATGCTGAAACCAGTCCAAGATCAGCTAAAGAAGATCCTGACCTACTCAGTGCATCAGGTTTATGGACCGACAACACAGCCCCCAATGCTGATACTCAGGATAAGAAATCAGTCCGATACACTGAGCTTACTCCACAAAGACCTGTTGGAAGTATTTCTAGCAGAGCTACTGACCAGAGAGTTACATACACATCTCCTGGGAAGCCCCGTCCAAGTGAAGCTCATCAGAAACTGCAGTCTGAGCAGTGGCATGCTGCTACAGCTGGTTTCAGTAACCGAAAGGGAGAAGCTGATGATTTAATGCCTCCTACTCAACAAGCAAAAGCTAGCAAAGATGTCTCATCACAAGATTCAGAACAAGCCAGCACTCGTCCTCTTGCACAAGAACCAGCGAGCATGGATGGGCAACTGGCTCAAGGACCGGAAAGGCCCCCTTATGCAcggaagcaagctgaggaagcaaGAAGGTTCCCTGCTGACCGCACAGAAGATGCTTCTCTCCCCAAACGTGCACGAGATGACACTCAGGCTATTCCATTATATGATGATGATACCAACCAGGAAGCCAAAGAAACTGCGTCTGCACCAAGGCGAACAAGAGCTCAAGATCCATACGATACCTCTGAAGGAACATCATCTAGATCACAACATGTCAATGCTCCACATGATGCTGTTCCTCCGCCCAAGCGAGCAACATCTGAAGGCCCTTATGGACGAAAGGATGTTGTGGAAGCAAGGAGGTTCCCTGCTGACCGCAGGAAAGATGATCCTCCCCCGAAGCGTGTACAAGATGACACTAAAGCTATTCCATTATATGACGATGATGATACCAACCAGGAAGCCAGAGAAACTGCATCTGCACCAAGGCGAACAAGAGCTCAAGATCCATATGATACCTCTGAAGGAACATCATCTAGATCACAACATGTCAATGCTCCACATGATGCTGTTCCTCCGTCCAAGCGAGCAACATCTGAAGGCCCTTATGCACGAAAGGATGTTGTGGAAGCAAGGAGGTTCCCTGCTGACCGCAGGAAAGATGATCCTCCCCCGAAGCGTGTACGAGATGACACTAAAGCTATTCCattacatgacgatgatgataccaACCAGGAAGCCAGAGAAACTGCATCTGCACCAAGACGAACAAGAGCTCAAGATCCATATGATACATTTGAAGGAACATCATCTAGATCACAACCTGTCAATGCTCCACATGATGCTGTTCCTCCGCCCAAGCGGGCAACATCTGAAGACCTTTATGCACAAAAGGATGTTATGGAAGCAAGAAAGTTCCCTGCTGACCGCAGAAAAGATGCTCCTGTCCCGAAGCGTGTACGAGATGACACTCAAGCTATTCCattatatgatgatgatgatggtaccaAGCAGGAAGCCAGAGAAACTGCATCTGCACCAAGGCGAACAAGAGCTCAAGATTCATATGATACATCTGAAGGAAAGTCATCTAGATGGCAATCTGTCAATGCTCCACATGATGCTGTTTCTCCGCCCAAGCAAGCAACATCTGAAGGCCCTTATGCGCAAAAGGATGTTGTGGAAGCAAGAAAGTTCCCTGCTGACCGCAGAAAAGATGCTCCTCTCCCGAAGCATGTACAAGATGAAACTGAAGCTATTCCattatatgatgatgatgatgatggtagcaACCAGGAAGCCAGAGAAACTGCATTTGCACCAAGGCAAACAAGAGCTCAAGATCCATATGATACACCTGAGGGGACATCATCTAGATCACAACCTGTCAATGCTCCACATGATGCTGTTCCTCCGCCCAAGCGAGCAACATCTGAAGGCCCTTATGCACAAAAGGATGTTGTGGAAGCAAGAAAGTTCCCTGCTGACCGCAGAAAAGATGCTCCTCTCCCGAGGCGTGTGCGAGATGATATTCAAGCTATTCCATTATATGACGATGATGATACCAACCAGGAAGCCAAGCAAGCTAAGCATGCTCATCAGAAACTGCAGTCTGAGCAGTGGCATGCTGCTACAACTGGTTTGAGTAACCTAAAGGGAGAAACTGATGATTTAATGCCTCCTACCCAACAAGCAAATCCTAGCAAAGATGTGCAACATATCTCATCACAAGATGCAGAACAAGCGAACCCTCGTCCTCTTGCACAAGAACCAGTAGGCATGGATGGACAACTGGTGCAAGGACCAGAAAGGACAGCTCAAACACCCCACACTGATCAGAGGACAGATGTTTCTTCCAGGCTTTGGCAACAAGTTGTTGATGTTCAAGGAATTGCTGAGGACAGAACATCATCTGATCATGAAGGTGCTGTAAGCCCCCCTTATGCACGCAAGGATGCTGTGGAAGCAAGAATTGTCCCTGCTGATCGCAGAAAAGATGCTTCTTTCCCAAAGCATGCACCAGATGCTAGGGATGTCTTTAGAGAGTCAAAGGTTGCTGATTCCACACCATTGCAAAAGAGATACCCTGATGCCAAAGACGCCGCCAAGAAATCAAAAGTTACCTTTGAAGAAACAAAAAATTATGATTCTCCATCATCACAAGGGCAACCTTTGGATTCTCAGAGAGCTGATGCCCCATCATGGAAGAAAGAAGCAACTGAAGATCCTCGTGCAGCTTCACTAGTCAAAAAGAGACACTCCAATGTTGAAGACACCCCCAAACAATCTAGGGATAATGATTTTAAGCCAAGGCAAATTGTGGGTCAAGATGTTCAAGGCACCTACAAAGAAACAAGGACTTGGCAAGCTGCAACCACTCCAACAGAGGGTGGTCCCAGTGTGACACCACCATCTAAAAGGAGGTCTCCAAGTGATGAAGACACCATCAAACAACCTGGGGGCACTGCTCCAGCACCTAGGCGGACAACTTCCCATGATGCTAATGTCACATTTCAAGATTCAAAGCCTGCTGATTCCATGTCATCTAGGGAGCAGCCTTTGAGATCAAGACAAGAGGTTGAAGATTCTCTTAAAGGAGACATTGTTGATGACCGAAAAGGAGCACCACCTCTGTTGGGCCAAGAACCAAGTTCCCAAGTCCAACGTGCCACAGAACTGTCACAGGAAGCAGGTCCTGATGGAGAACTGTCCACCATTGATCAATGGCGGCGCACATCTGTGCCATTACAAGGTGGTGATGTGCTGGGTGGGTCTATCATTGATCAAAAGCCAACGCCAATGAGTGAACAATCAATACCCAGTGCTCGGGGTGCCAATGAGATGGTCAAAAAAGAGCAAAGAATGGTACCACCTGCACGAACAGGAGCACAAACGCCTGATGTTCAGCGTGCTCCGTCATCATTCTCAGGAGCTGACATGGCTGAAAGAGATGGAGAGCCGGTACAAATGCAAGCACCTACCCAGCATACTCGTCCTACTTCAGTGCCTGCTAGAAGAGAAATTCCTGATGCTCGGGACACTAGTGATCAAGAGTTTACTAACAAATCTGATGCCCAAAGATGGAATGCCTTGAAAGCTAAGCATGATTTGGCCATGACCAGTGAAGATGTTCGGGATGACAGTCCATCACCTCATGATGCTACTGTTGACAACAAGACAGCATTGCCTGCTAGTGAAGCACAAGGTTCAGACACTTGGCCCGGTTCAACAGCAACCCCCGTAAATGCTCAACCTACCAGTGATGACGCACGTGTCGGAAGATTTTTACGTGATCAAGGGGCACAACCACCTGAATCAACTCAAGCACAAACCCATTTTGATGCTCCACATGACTCTGTATCAACCCCAGATGTACCTCGTGACACCTTGGACAAAACCAAATCtgccaaaccaacttcaactgaaGGTATGACACCTACAGCTGCAGCGCCAACTTCGAAGGCCCAACTTGCTAAACAGAAATTAGCTCCATCAG ATAAAAAACTAGCTCGTGCTGCGCCTGAATCAAGTGAAGAAGATACTAGTTTTTCTGCTCCTGAGAAACCACAAACAATTTTTCGTCAAGAAGCAAGGCCATCTGCAGCAATCACAAAACAAGTTCCATCCTCAGATGCCCACCATGATACCAGGAAAATCCAGCATGTCACCCTTGCTAATTCCCCCCCTGATGATTCACCAATACCAG ATCAAGATTCAATTCTTTCTGCGCAACAATCTTCCTCATCTGAGACTAGCAAAGAAGAGACTATCGTTGCTGCAGCTGGACCGACATTGCCAACAACCGTCGGTAAAGACACACAAGGTTCTCGACACCCTATCAAGGCAGAGAGAACACCTTCTGTTTATCAGGAGGACCGTCTGGTTGCCCAAGACAGCCATGAGCAACCGCAAACCCTCCCAACTGTTGGCAAAGCTGATGGCTCTACCCCTCCAGCTCCATCCAGAGCAAGAGTTCTTGACGGTCATCCTACTGAAGAGCCATTTAAAGGGGACTTTGTTGATGACCGAAAAGGAGCACTACCTCTATTGGGCCAAGAACCAACTTCCCAAGTCCAACGTGCCACAGAACTGTCACGGGAAGCAGCTCCTGATGGAGAACTGTCCACCATTGATCAATGGCAGCGCACATCTGTGCCATTACAAGGTGATGATGTGCTGGGTGGGTCTACCATTGATCAAAAGCCAGCACCAATGAATCAACGACCGATACCCGGTGCTCGGGGTGCCAGTGAGGCGGTAGAAAAAGAGCAAAGAATGGCACCGCCTGCACGAACACCCAATGTTCTAAGCGCTCCATCATCATTCTCAGCAGCCGACACAGCTGAGAGAGATGGAGAACTAGTACAAATGCAAGCACCAACTCTGCATGCTCAAGAGGCACAACCACCTGAATCAACTCAAGCACAATCACCTTTTGATGCTCCACATGACTCTGTATCAACCCGAGATGTACCTACTGACACCTTGGACAAAACCAATGTTTCCAAACCAATTTCAACTGAAGGCAAGGTACCAGCGCCAACTTCGAAGGCCCAGCTTGCTGAAGAGAAATTTGCTCCATCAG ATAAAAAATTAGCTCATGCTGCACGACCAACTTCAACTGAAGGCATGGCACCTACAGCTGGACCAGCGCCAACTTCACGGGCCCAACTCTCTGAACAGAAATTTACTCCATCAG ATAAAAAACCTGAGAAACCACAGACAATTTTTCGTCAAGAAGTGAGACCATCTACGCCGATCACAAAACAAGTTCCATCCCCAGATGCCCATCATGATACTAGGAAAATCCAGCAAGTCACCCTTGATAATTTTCCCACTGATGATTCATCAATGCCACAATCCCCTGAACCAGGCACAAAGGACTCTCCAGCCTCAAATACCCAAATTGCTAAAGCTGATGGTTATGTTCGTCCAACCAGGGATAGCGAAGTATTTCCTGCTATAAAGAAATCTGCCCCACCAG AtcaagattcaattcagtctgcAAAACAACCTTCCCCAGCTGAGACCAATAAAGAAGAGACTATCGTTGCTGCAGCTGAACCGACATTGCCAATAATTGTCGGTAAAGAGACACAAGGTATGAGAGGCGCTCCAACCTTGGATTATGAGCCCAGTGAAGAAAAACGTGCTGATATTCCAGAACAGAAATTCAGCCACTCAG ATCAGGATTCAGTTCGTCCCACGCAATCAAGATCCTCTGCTGAGCCTATGGATAGAGAGCTTAGTTATCCAAGCTCTGTGAAACCACTTTCCtcagccacacctgaccagacaaAGGACTCACAACCAACTATTGGTCAACAAGCGCCTGCATCAGAATATCCATCCTCAGGTACCCACCATACTTCAGGGAAATTTCAGGAAGTTGCTCCTGTTGACCACCATATTGTTGAATCAATTCCAGGCGAAGGACAAGTTTACCGCACCGGACCTGATTTTGAGCTATCTGAAGGCCCAGTCCCTGATCCACGTAGTGCCATAGGTGAAAAGGCTACGAGACCTCCATCTAGCCAAGCACAAAGTTCAGACTCAAAACCTGATCCCACACAAAACAGTGCTGATGAGCCTTCCACAAGATCTTTACCCAATCAAGTAGCAAAAGAACATGCAGAAACCCAAGCAACACTGCCTCTCGTGCGTCCACATGACACCGAATCCACCCAAGATGTAACTTCTGACACCTTAGGGAAAGCCAAGTCACTGAAACCATCCTCTATAGGTCAAGAAGCTACAGGTTCAGCATTAACTCCTGACACTCATCTTGGTAGTGCACCAGGGGAAGTAGCTCGCCCAG ATGAAGATTCAGCTAACCCTGGACAGAAGTCTTCCTCGAGTGAGCGACAGAAAGAACAGTCTACTGTTGCTGCACCCAATCAAGCCAAGGCGTCACAAGCAACTAGTGAAGTAGTAACCTCTGTTGATCAAAGCATGGCTCCATCAG AACTACTTCCCCTGGAGTCTACAGTTGCTGAAGCTGAAGAAAGCAAAGTATCTCGACCAGTCATCGCGCAGCAAGACATTAGGCATGAACCGGACATTTCAGAAACAGTGCTTGATGAGGATCACAACAAGGAAGCAGTTTCGAGGGAAGAACAAGACCAAcatgcttctgagccacgtgaaGGACCACCTCCTGATGTGCGTGGCGCCTTTGTCGACAAAAAAACAGCTCCCTCTTCTAGTCAAGCACAACATCCAGATGCAAAACGTGGTTTGCTACcttctagtgttgatcttgaaaaCAAAACCACTCCACCTTCTAGTCAAGCACAAAGTTCAGATGTAAAAG ATCAGGATTCAGCTCGTTCTACGCAATCGAGTTCCTCTGCTGAGGCCATGGATAAAGAGCTTAACTCCCCTTTGTCAG CTCAAGATATAGCTCGTTCTGCACAAAGGCCTTTCTTTGTTCAGCCAACAAAAGAAAATGGTATTGTTGCTGCATCCGATCAAACTAACGAGGCACGGCCTATAAGTGATCAACGAGGAATAACTCCTACTCCAGACAAACAAAGAATTCCTGATCTGGGTGGTGGTGTTGATAAAAAGATGTCACCTCAATCTAGCCAAGCACAAAACTCAGACATTAGGCCTGATTCAGCACCAATTGGTGGCGATGTTCATCGTACTAGTGGCGATGAACCAGCCACACGTGATTCACAGGCACAACCTCCTGCAGGAACTCAGAATGTACCTGCTAATTTCATGGAAAAGACCAAGTCATCAAGACCACCCTCCACTGATCAAGAACCTATGGTTAGTCCAGCACCAGCTCCAGATGCTCCGCAAG atcaagattcaaatcgcTCTTCACTGTTTTCTCCCTCTGTTGTATCAAGGAAAGATGTTGCTAACGCTGATCAAACCAATGTATCACAAGCAGGCCTGCGAGAGCCCCCGAGTTCAAATGCTAAACTTCCTTCAGAGGAAATACAGGAATCTAGCCCCGATGCTTATCTCACCAAGTCAGAGAAACCACTTCCTATGAAAG ATCCAGTTTGGCCTCCACGTGAAGCTTCCTTTGATTTATCGAGAGGTGGAAAGCCCACTATGATCAACGGTGATCAGGCCAGCACAATATCAGATGTCAGTCCCTCAGCCAGCGAAGAAGTTGGTCAATCTGAAAATAGTGCAGTTAAAGGACCACTCCCTGCAGAGTTAGTACCATCATTTCCTCAGGAGAACCTTGAAAAACCGTCACCTGAAGAAAAATGGAACCAGCAGCAGCAAACAGACCAATCCAGCAGTAGATCATCTAAAGATAACAACATTGAAGCCAGTGGAACTAGAAATCCTAGCACCTCAATAATACCTAGAGATATAGAACCTTCACCACTCAAGGAAAGAATGCAGGCAGTTGAAGGATCTAGAAACCAACAACAGTCTGACCAAGCTGTCTTTCAATCAACACAGGATAACAAAACACAAACTAAAGAAACTGAGGCCCGAGACACAGCATCTGACCAGCCTGAAGTGATTAGGCCTGATTCAGCACCAACCAGTGGTGATGCTCCTCGTACAAGTGGTGATGGGCCAGCCACAAGTTCGTTACCAAGACCACCCTTCACTGATCAAGAACTTGTGACACCTCTGATTAGCCCAACACCAGCTCCAGATGCTCCGCAAG ATGAAGATTCAACTCAGTCTCCTAAGTTGCCTCCTGTTGTATCAAAAAGAGTTATTGCTAACACTGATCAAACCGATGTATCGCCAACAGGCTTGAGAGAGACCGCAAGTTCAGTTGCTACGCCTCCTTCAGCGAAAATACAAGAATTTAGCCCTGATGCTTCTCTCACCAAGTCAGCAAAACCACTTCTTCCTATGACAG GTACATATCCAGTTCAGCCTCCACATGAAGCTTCGGTTGATTTGTCAAGTgatgggaagcccactatgatcaAAGGTGACCAGGCGAACACAATATCAAATGTCAACCTCTCAGCCAGCCAAGCAGTTGGCCAGTCTGAAAATAGTGCAGTTAAAGGACCACCCTCTGATGGTTCAGTATCATCATCACCTCAAAAGAGCCTTGAAAGGACATCACCTGAAGAAAAACCGAAGCAGCAGCGCCAATCCAGCACTAGACCATCTAAAGATGACAGCATAGAAGCCAGTGAAACTACAAGCCCGAACATCTTAACAACATCTGGAGATATACAACCATCACCTCTCAACCAACCGTCACCTATGAAGGAAAACATTCAGGCAGCTGAGGGATTCAGAAACCAACAacaggctgaccaagatgttttacaACCAAGACAGGACAACAGAAAGCGAATTGAAGAAACTGAGGCACAAGACACTTCAACTGACTATCCCGAAGACACCAATGGAGCATCTCAAAGGGCTGCTTTGGAACAAGAGAAGGGAGAAAATGTCGGGAGGGTTCAGCGGCAGAGCAATGACACAAACAATAGCTATGAACCAACTAAAGATGCTCCAAGTATCATCCAGGCAGACAATGAATCTGAGAGCAGCTCAAGAACTCCTGAAGAACCCAAGCAACAACTACAGCGGGAAGGCAAAACTCAAGGTGGCGAAACCAAGGCGCCAGCCTCCGAAACAGGGCAGCCTGAAGAAAGCCCAAGCAAGAAGGGTATCACTAGTCAATCTCAGTCAGAGACCTCGGACAAACTGGAAGACCAAACCTCCTCTGCTACCCGGAACAGAGGCACAAACCCCGGCAAATTGGACGGGGCAAGTGATGACACTAAGTCCGCCGACACAGACGATAATAATCCATCGTCATGA